A DNA window from Helianthus annuus cultivar XRQ/B chromosome 15, HanXRQr2.0-SUNRISE, whole genome shotgun sequence contains the following coding sequences:
- the LOC110913824 gene encoding uncharacterized protein LOC110913824 — METFSWMMEKATIEGIFRGLKLPNNGPLLSHLLFADDALLVGEWNRENVKNMARLLRCFNLVSGLSINYGKSNLFSVNVVQEEVAGVAREIGCKNGIFPCNYLGLMIRTNMNKVVSWKSVLDAFDKRLAVWKKTTLSEGGRLTLLKAVMETIPTYYFSLFKAPVKIIKQLEAKRRSFFWGVSEDKNKMCCVKWEKVTRPKEDGGLGLTPLRDTNIALLSKWWWRFKLEKNALWRKVIEAIHNNKKEYSYMPVIKSIAGAW; from the coding sequence ATGGAAACTTTCTCGTGGATGATGGAAAAAGCGACGATTGAAGGTATTTTTCGTGGTCTTAAACTTCCTAATAATGGTCCGTTATTGTCCCATTTATTGTTTGCGGATGATGCTCTTTTGGTGGGAGAATGGAATCGAGAGAACGTGAAAAATATGGCTCGCCTCCTAAGATGCTTTAACCTTGTCTCGGGTCTAAGTATCAATTATGGGAAATCAAATTTGTTCAGTGTCAATGTGGTGCAAGAAGAGGTTGCGGGGGTAGCAAGAGAGATTGGTTGCAAGAACGGGATTTTCCCATGTAACTACCTCGGGTTAATGATTAGAACTAATATGAATAAAGTGGTGAGCTGGAAATCGGTCTTGGATGCTTTTGATAAAAGATTGGCGGTTTGGAAGAAAACAACTTTATCGGAAGGGGGGCGTCTAACCCTCCTCAAAGCGGTAATGGAAACCATCCCCACTTATTACTTTTCGCTTTTCAAAGCGCCCGTGAAGATTATAAAACAACTTGAAGCGAAAAGAAGATCTTTTTTCTGGGGAGTATCGGAAGACAAAAATAAAATGTGTTGCGTTAAGTGGGAGAAGGTTACAAGACCGAAAGAGGACGGGGGCCTTGGCCTTACCCCGTTACGGGATACAAACATTGCTTTATTATCTAAATGGTGGTGGCGGTTTAAATTAGAGAAAAATGCACTTTGGAGAAAGGTTATTGAAGCGATCCATAACAACAAGAAAGAATATTCGTATATGCCAGTGATTAAGTCCATTGCGGGTGCCTGGTAG
- the LOC110913825 gene encoding uncharacterized protein LOC110913825: MGDEIRMWWDTWAGNEPLYKIFPDLYKIEKKKRIMLKDCFCKENGDMKWKWRWKKQRLNQKEKEELKNLEELLQQVNISGETDQWIWKPDDKGIFSVASMKSLLVKSSKIPKSFSWKWNGWVPKKVNTFMWKAVNNNIPTMLALKGRQFISEWCNISSLFAFSTKDLINIHSQVKVSKNKRKGIQAVIFTAAWCIWNPRNEAVFQNKVIGVNKMKENIKALGYLWVKNRFPCSNLEWKE, from the exons ATGGGTGATGAAATACGGATGTGGTGGGACACTTGGGCAGGGAACGAGCCGCTTTATAAAATTTTTCCAGACTTATATAAGATTGAAAAAAAGAAAAGGATTATGCTTAAAGATTGTTTCTGCAAGGAAAATGGGGATATGAAGTGGAAATGGAGATGGAAGAAACAAAGACTTAATCAAAAAGAGAAAGAGGAGCTAAAGAATTTAGAAGAATTATTACAACAGGTGAACATTTCGGGCGAAACAGATCAATGGATATGGAAGCCAGATGATAAAGGTATATTCTCGGTTGCCTCGATGAAAAGTCTTTTAGTCAAGTCCTCTAAGATTCCAAAAAGCTTCTCATGGAAATGGAATGGATGGGTTCCAAAGAAAGTAAATACTTTCATGTGGAAGGCTGTGAACAATAACATCCCTACAATGCTGGCTCTTAAAGGAAGACAA TTTATTAGTGAATGGTGCAACATATCAAGTCTGTTTGCCTTCTCAACAAAAGACTTGATCAATATTCACAGCCAAGTGAAGGTTAGCAAGAACAAGAGGAAGGGTATTCAAGCAGTGATCTTCACAGCTGCATGGTGTATCTGGAACCCTAGGAACGAGGCAGTTTTTCAAAACAAGGTGATAGGTGTTAACAAGATGAAGGAAAACATTAAAGCACTAGGCTATCTTTGGGTTAAGAATCGATTCCCATGCTCAAATTTAGAATGGAAAGAATAG